The proteins below are encoded in one region of Rhizobium sp. 9140:
- a CDS encoding D-alanyl-D-alanine carboxypeptidase, producing MPTLNGSTERQPTPFFKAASRMIVASVVAVCVFAAPALAANYAGIVVDAKTGKVLYSEDADSLRYPASLTKMMTLYLTFEALEAGKVRKDTPVPFSKKASAEPPSKLGVRAGQTITVEQAIQALVTRSANDAATALGELLGGSEDRFARIMTSKARALGMTRTTYGNANGLPNDRQMTTARDQARLGMALRQHFPQYYSYFSTRSFRFGKQVIGNHNRLLGNVRGVDGIKTGYTRAAGFNLVTSAQADGRSIVGVVLGGKSGGARDAQMRALVAKYMPAASRSGSGNLVAETQDAPTLSETEQRAVSTAAVTGGSFNLPNSGPLPGARYSEETTRSVEVAYAAEPKVSANPVLAAKPNTLEAQSQKLASLGTNAPIDRQVTNSVAKKVSEPVTEDEVVAPSSGWIIQIGATPDKGQAVTLLGNAKEKGGKALSAAKPFTVAVSSGSSQLYRARFGGFSSQDKAINACSALKKKGFACWAAAQ from the coding sequence ATGCCAACATTGAACGGTTCCACCGAGCGTCAGCCGACCCCATTCTTCAAAGCGGCTTCACGTATGATCGTTGCCTCCGTCGTGGCGGTCTGTGTTTTCGCAGCACCCGCCCTGGCTGCCAATTACGCCGGCATCGTCGTCGATGCGAAGACCGGCAAGGTGCTCTACAGCGAGGATGCCGATAGCCTGCGCTATCCTGCTTCGCTGACGAAGATGATGACCCTCTACCTCACCTTCGAAGCGCTGGAAGCCGGTAAGGTCCGCAAGGACACGCCTGTTCCCTTCTCCAAGAAGGCCTCCGCCGAACCACCGTCCAAGCTCGGCGTGCGCGCCGGCCAGACGATCACTGTCGAGCAGGCCATCCAGGCGCTGGTCACGCGCTCCGCCAACGACGCTGCCACGGCACTCGGCGAGCTTCTCGGCGGCTCGGAAGACCGCTTCGCCCGGATCATGACCAGCAAGGCCCGGGCGCTCGGCATGACGCGCACCACCTATGGCAATGCCAACGGCCTGCCCAACGACCGACAGATGACGACGGCCCGCGACCAGGCACGCCTCGGCATGGCACTTCGCCAGCATTTTCCACAGTATTACAGCTATTTCTCGACCCGCAGCTTCCGCTTCGGCAAGCAGGTCATCGGCAATCACAATCGGCTTCTCGGCAATGTCCGCGGCGTCGACGGCATCAAGACGGGTTATACCCGTGCCGCCGGCTTCAACCTCGTAACCTCGGCCCAGGCCGATGGCCGCAGCATCGTCGGCGTCGTGCTCGGCGGCAAATCGGGCGGTGCCCGCGACGCCCAGATGCGGGCTCTCGTTGCCAAGTACATGCCGGCAGCCTCGCGCAGCGGCAGCGGCAATCTCGTTGCGGAGACGCAGGATGCGCCGACCCTTTCGGAAACCGAACAGCGCGCCGTCTCGACGGCAGCTGTCACCGGCGGCAGCTTTAACCTGCCCAACAGCGGTCCTCTGCCTGGCGCACGCTACAGCGAAGAAACGACCCGTAGCGTCGAAGTCGCCTACGCCGCCGAACCCAAGGTCAGCGCCAACCCGGTTCTCGCCGCCAAGCCGAACACGCTGGAAGCCCAGAGCCAGAAGCTCGCCTCCCTCGGCACCAACGCCCCGATCGACCGTCAGGTCACCAATTCCGTTGCCAAAAAGGTCTCCGAGCCCGTCACCGAAGACGAGGTCGTTGCACCGTCTTCCGGCTGGATCATCCAGATCGGCGCAACACCGGACAAGGGCCAGGCCGTGACCCTTCTCGGCAATGCCAAGGAAAAGGGCGGCAAGGCACTGTCTGCCGCAAAGCCCTTCACCGTCGCCGTCTCCAGCGGCAGCAGCCAGCTTTACCGCGCTCGCTTCGGCGGCTTCTCCAGCCAGGACAAGGCCATCAATGCCTGCTCCGCCCTGAAGAAGAAAGGCTTCGCCTGCTGGGCTGCCGCTCAGTAA
- a CDS encoding transglutaminase-like cysteine peptidase, translated as MTKTKSFKAGIFGALGFLALATSAFAFPANMETEGPTNPPVGHYEFCRTAPDECRANPTKAAPLALTRETWKTILEVNYDVNEQITPMTDKEIYGVEEHWAYPDTVGDCEDYVLLKRRELMQAGIAPGNLLITVVLQPNGDGHAVLTVRTDRGDFILDNMRSKVLIWSDTEYTYLKRQAVDNAGRWVKLQDGRAVAVGSVQTQ; from the coding sequence ATGACAAAAACAAAAAGCTTCAAGGCAGGCATCTTCGGCGCACTCGGATTTCTCGCCTTGGCGACCTCCGCATTCGCATTCCCAGCCAACATGGAGACCGAGGGTCCGACCAACCCGCCTGTCGGCCATTATGAATTCTGCCGCACGGCACCGGACGAATGCCGTGCCAATCCGACCAAGGCCGCGCCGCTGGCGCTGACGCGCGAGACCTGGAAGACCATTCTCGAGGTCAATTACGACGTGAACGAACAGATCACTCCGATGACGGACAAGGAAATCTACGGTGTCGAAGAGCACTGGGCCTACCCGGATACCGTCGGCGACTGCGAGGATTATGTTCTTCTGAAGCGTCGCGAACTGATGCAGGCGGGCATCGCGCCGGGCAACCTCCTGATCACCGTCGTGCTCCAGCCGAATGGCGATGGCCATGCCGTGCTGACCGTGCGCACGGACCGTGGCGACTTCATTCTCGACAACATGCGCAGCAAGGTGCTGATCTGGTCGGATACCGAGTACACCTACCTGAAGCGCCAGGCGGTGGACAATGCCGGCCGGTGGGTGAAGCTTCAGGACGGCCGCGCCGTCGCTGTCGGCAGCGTCCAGACCCAGTAG
- a CDS encoding PilZ domain-containing protein, with amino-acid sequence MFNFNQSQAATSKPHDEGAFQRVTVNLSGRLMLASHDEYDCVATEMSPGDVFLATTARPRIGERVIAYVDHVGRIEGLVSRLADGFFTVRINATERKRDKLAAQLTWIANKHELGLPEDRRHDRLAPRKTHTDITLEDGTRYACRIIDLSLSGAAVDTEFRFELGTPMLLGNMRGRIVRHFQEGVAIEFLGVQSRDTLREFL; translated from the coding sequence ATGTTCAATTTCAATCAATCTCAAGCCGCGACGTCAAAGCCGCATGATGAAGGCGCGTTTCAGCGCGTCACCGTGAACCTCAGCGGCCGCCTGATGCTGGCCAGTCACGATGAATATGATTGTGTTGCTACGGAAATGTCGCCCGGCGACGTTTTCCTCGCCACCACCGCGCGTCCGCGGATCGGCGAACGCGTGATCGCCTATGTCGATCACGTTGGCCGCATCGAAGGTCTGGTATCACGGCTGGCCGACGGCTTCTTCACGGTCCGCATCAACGCGACCGAGCGCAAGCGCGACAAGCTTGCGGCCCAGCTCACCTGGATTGCCAACAAGCACGAACTCGGTCTGCCGGAAGACCGACGCCACGACCGACTGGCGCCGCGCAAGACCCATACGGATATCACACTCGAAGACGGCACGCGTTACGCCTGCCGCATCATCGACCTTTCGCTTTCCGGTGCCGCCGTCGATACGGAATTCCGTTTCGAACTCGGCACGCCCATGCTGCTCGGCAACATGCGCGGACGCATCGTGCGTCACTTCCAGGAAGGCGTCGCCATCGAGTTCCTGGGCGTCCAGTCCCGCGATACGCTGCGCGAATTTCTCTAA
- a CDS encoding PAS domain-containing protein, with protein MKTRTSADIFRYWQSLRNNGRIPCRDQLDPGAIRHALPDVFILEDAEATHGRVNSPRFRLAGTRLCSLFVRELRGARLDSLWSASDMEELSAVTRRVMIAGEPAVITASGTTTQGEQLNMELVLLPLRSRDGRTDRIFGSLTPLSRPVWIGARPLPFLSLDHINYPDRNAPVAEVAARATVARSFASQTRDSALRQVIARVMHLSVMDGGKGR; from the coding sequence ATGAAGACGCGCACATCCGCCGACATTTTCCGGTACTGGCAAAGCCTTCGCAACAACGGCCGCATTCCGTGCCGCGATCAGCTCGATCCCGGCGCGATCCGCCACGCCCTGCCGGATGTCTTCATCCTCGAGGACGCCGAGGCTACGCATGGCCGCGTCAATTCTCCCCGATTCCGTCTGGCGGGTACGCGCCTCTGCTCCCTGTTCGTGCGCGAACTGCGCGGCGCACGGCTCGACAGCCTCTGGTCTGCCTCTGATATGGAAGAGCTGTCCGCCGTCACGCGTCGGGTCATGATCGCAGGTGAACCCGCCGTGATCACCGCATCCGGCACAACGACGCAGGGCGAGCAACTGAATATGGAACTTGTCCTTCTGCCGCTCCGGTCACGCGATGGCCGGACCGACCGGATCTTCGGCTCGCTGACCCCCCTCTCGCGACCGGTCTGGATCGGCGCTCGCCCTCTGCCTTTCCTCTCGCTCGATCACATCAACTATCCGGATCGGAACGCGCCCGTGGCCGAGGTCGCGGCACGTGCAACGGTGGCGCGCAGCTTCGCGTCACAGACGCGCGATTCGGCGCTTCGGCAAGTGATCGCCCGGGTCATGCACCTCTCGGTTATGGACGGCGGCAAGGGTCGATAA
- a CDS encoding rhomboid family intramembrane serine protease, which produces MTDQDNVPPPGTPRHPGVHTSDGRAIAGGDTPQPHLKDKSAPDGQAREAADRASEAGYDSAPPALETAAREPAFNLPSSLAWILTVLVVIHAVRMYLLSVEIDDELIFNFAFLPARYDHALTEQGLAWLWTPITYSFLHGSWEHLIFNAFWMLAFGAPVVRRIGAGRLAIFWCLSAIAAVGLHLALHWGDMTVVIGASGVVAGLMGAAARFVFSPSGRISRQFAHRNPRLSIREALSNRSVLFFAGVWFATNLLIGLGLFTLDGGAGIAWEAHIGGFLFGFLFFGLIDPPTGYNEREQQD; this is translated from the coding sequence ATGACCGACCAAGACAACGTGCCACCGCCCGGCACGCCGCGACATCCCGGAGTTCACACGAGTGACGGACGCGCAATCGCGGGAGGAGACACGCCGCAGCCGCACCTGAAAGATAAGAGCGCTCCGGACGGGCAGGCCCGCGAGGCGGCTGACCGTGCGAGCGAAGCCGGATATGATTCGGCACCACCCGCGCTTGAAACAGCGGCTCGAGAGCCAGCCTTCAACCTGCCATCGAGCCTCGCCTGGATACTGACGGTTCTCGTTGTCATCCATGCTGTGCGCATGTATCTTCTCTCGGTCGAGATCGATGACGAGCTGATCTTCAACTTCGCCTTCCTGCCCGCCCGTTACGATCATGCGCTCACGGAGCAGGGGCTTGCATGGCTCTGGACGCCGATCACCTATTCCTTCCTGCACGGATCCTGGGAACACCTCATCTTCAACGCCTTCTGGATGCTCGCTTTCGGCGCGCCGGTCGTTCGCCGGATTGGCGCCGGCAGACTGGCGATTTTTTGGTGTCTTTCCGCCATCGCGGCTGTCGGGCTGCACCTCGCGCTTCACTGGGGCGACATGACGGTCGTCATCGGCGCTTCCGGCGTCGTCGCCGGCCTGATGGGGGCGGCCGCTCGTTTCGTCTTCTCGCCAAGCGGCCGCATCAGCCGCCAGTTCGCTCATCGCAACCCGCGCCTCAGCATAAGGGAGGCTCTGTCCAATCGATCAGTCCTCTTCTTTGCAGGCGTCTGGTTTGCCACGAACCTTCTCATCGGGCTTGGCTTGTTCACTCTGGATGGTGGTGCCGGCATTGCCTGGGAAGCGCATATCGGTGGCTTCCTCTTCGGCTTCCTGTTCTTCGGTCTGATCGACCCACCGACCGGATATAACGAGCGCGAGCAGCAGGACTGA
- a CDS encoding CBS domain-containing protein — protein MTVKRILDEKGRKVVTIAPDMAVREAVALLAENRIGAIVVLDDAQAITGLLAERDVVAAVARYGAECLDRTVAEVMCRDVHTCEEEMEIEAVMEIMNSRRARHLPVARNGRLVGIVSIGDAVRSHIRAIEHETREIKAYIAG, from the coding sequence ATGACGGTGAAGAGGATACTGGACGAGAAGGGCCGCAAGGTCGTGACCATCGCACCGGACATGGCGGTGCGGGAAGCCGTCGCGCTTCTTGCCGAAAACCGGATCGGGGCCATCGTGGTGCTCGATGATGCGCAAGCGATTACGGGTCTGCTGGCAGAGCGCGACGTGGTCGCCGCCGTCGCGCGGTATGGCGCCGAATGCCTTGACCGGACCGTGGCAGAGGTCATGTGCCGGGATGTCCACACCTGCGAAGAGGAGATGGAGATCGAGGCTGTAATGGAGATCATGAACAGTCGCCGCGCCCGCCACTTGCCTGTCGCCCGTAACGGCCGCCTCGTCGGCATCGTCTCGATCGGGGATGCGGTTCGCAGCCATATCCGCGCGATCGAGCATGAGACTCGCGAGATCAAGGCCTACATCGCCGGCTGA
- a CDS encoding patatin-like phospholipase family protein, producing MLNWTFSRHGTGAENPAPHDGMGSAPVRHKQEGTGQALTVAPEKTRIALALGGGAARGWAHIGVLRALDEEGIPVGMIAGTSIGALVGGCYLAGKLDELEAFARSLTMRRIAGLLDLAIGGGGLFGGLRLTRRMQEHLDDVLIENLGRPFVAIATDIKSGHEVWLTEGSLITALRASYALPGIFEPIRCNGRMLVDGALVNPVPVSVCRAYEQPLVVAVNLQYDLYGRSAVIKLRAGDPVAHPEPQQTATPVARLGMTSVMVQAFNVIQDRISRAKLAGDPPDLSLHPKLSDIGLSEFHRAGEAIDRGYVETKNRLTELKRLQETVLR from the coding sequence ATGCTGAACTGGACATTCTCTCGACATGGAACGGGTGCGGAAAATCCGGCACCGCATGACGGTATGGGCAGCGCGCCTGTCCGCCACAAGCAGGAAGGAACCGGCCAGGCCTTGACCGTCGCTCCGGAAAAAACACGGATCGCGCTTGCGCTGGGCGGTGGCGCTGCCCGCGGGTGGGCGCATATCGGCGTGCTGCGCGCGCTGGACGAGGAAGGTATTCCCGTCGGCATGATCGCGGGTACCTCCATCGGCGCCCTCGTCGGCGGCTGCTATCTCGCGGGCAAGCTGGATGAGCTGGAGGCCTTCGCCCGATCTCTGACGATGCGGCGCATCGCCGGCCTGCTGGACCTAGCCATAGGCGGCGGCGGGTTGTTCGGCGGGCTGCGGCTGACCAGGCGGATGCAGGAGCATCTGGACGATGTGCTGATCGAAAATCTCGGGCGCCCTTTCGTCGCCATCGCCACCGACATCAAGTCCGGACACGAAGTCTGGCTCACTGAAGGGTCGCTGATCACAGCCTTGCGGGCATCCTACGCTTTGCCCGGCATTTTCGAGCCGATCCGCTGCAACGGCCGCATGCTGGTCGATGGCGCACTGGTCAATCCGGTTCCGGTGTCGGTGTGCCGCGCCTACGAGCAGCCGCTCGTGGTGGCCGTCAATCTGCAGTATGATCTTTATGGTCGTTCGGCGGTCATCAAGCTGCGGGCCGGCGATCCCGTCGCGCATCCCGAACCCCAGCAGACGGCGACGCCCGTCGCGCGCCTTGGCATGACCAGCGTCATGGTCCAGGCCTTCAACGTCATCCAGGATCGCATCTCGCGCGCGAAGCTCGCCGGCGATCCGCCGGACCTGTCGCTGCATCCGAAGCTGAGCGATATCGGACTGTCGGAATTCCACCGTGCCGGCGAGGCTATCGATCGCGGCTATGTCGAGACCAAGAACCGCCTGACCGAACTCAAGCGCCTGCAGGAGACCGTGCTGCGCTGA
- the hisI gene encoding phosphoribosyl-AMP cyclohydrolase, with product MPLVFAQPSSDHNKVEEGLAFTPRFDSHGLMTAVVTDAEDGMLLMVAHMNAEALALTVETGIAHYYSRSRKTLWKKGETSGNLQTVVELRTDCDQDAVWLRVKVAGHDATCHTGRRSCFYRSVDIADGAVTLTVRDDIRHFDPDTIYDKK from the coding sequence ATGCCTCTCGTTTTTGCCCAGCCGTCGTCCGATCATAACAAGGTTGAAGAAGGGCTCGCCTTTACGCCCCGGTTCGATTCGCACGGGCTGATGACGGCTGTCGTGACGGATGCGGAAGACGGGATGCTGCTGATGGTGGCGCACATGAACGCGGAAGCGCTGGCGCTCACCGTCGAGACCGGCATTGCGCATTACTATAGCCGCTCCCGCAAGACGCTGTGGAAGAAGGGCGAAACGTCGGGTAATCTTCAGACGGTGGTCGAACTGAGGACGGACTGTGATCAGGATGCCGTGTGGCTGAGGGTCAAGGTCGCAGGCCACGATGCGACGTGCCACACCGGACGGCGCTCGTGCTTCTACCGCTCCGTTGATATTGCCGATGGTGCGGTGACGCTCACCGTCCGCGACGATATCAGGCACTTCGATCCCGATACAATCTACGACAAGAAATGA
- the folE gene encoding GTP cyclohydrolase I FolE, whose product MDAIVKNFPSQTDVDGRPSQEEAEDAVRVLLRWAGDDPQREGLLDTPKRVVKAYKELFSGYDLAAEDVLGRTFEEVAGFDDIVLVKDIPFHSHCEHHMLPVVGHAHVAYLPEGRVLGLSKIARVVDIFGRRLQTQETMTAQIASAINETLRPRGVAVMIEAEHMCMAMRGVLKQGSTTLTTTFTGAFKTDAAEQARFLSMVRGFR is encoded by the coding sequence ATGGATGCCATCGTGAAGAATTTTCCGTCGCAAACGGACGTGGACGGTCGGCCGTCGCAGGAGGAAGCCGAGGACGCCGTTCGCGTTCTCCTGCGTTGGGCCGGCGACGATCCGCAGCGCGAAGGCCTGCTCGACACGCCGAAGCGCGTGGTGAAAGCCTATAAGGAACTCTTCTCCGGCTACGATCTCGCTGCCGAGGACGTGCTCGGCCGCACCTTTGAGGAAGTCGCCGGCTTCGATGATATCGTGCTGGTGAAGGACATCCCCTTCCATTCGCATTGCGAGCATCACATGCTGCCGGTCGTCGGTCACGCGCATGTCGCCTACCTGCCGGAAGGTCGCGTTCTCGGCCTCTCAAAAATCGCCCGCGTCGTCGATATCTTCGGTCGCCGGCTGCAGACGCAGGAAACCATGACGGCGCAGATCGCCAGTGCGATCAACGAAACACTGCGCCCGCGTGGCGTCGCCGTGATGATCGAGGCCGAGCACATGTGCATGGCCATGCGCGGTGTGCTGAAACAGGGTTCGACCACACTGACGACCACGTTCACGGGGGCCTTTAAGACGGATGCAGCGGAGCAGGCACGCTTCCTGTCGATGGTGCGCGGGTTTCGCTGA
- a CDS encoding iron-sulfur cluster assembly scaffold protein: MMDDIYNSRILEFAGNIPRSGRLDPADAEASAHSKLCGSKVKVTIRMVDGHITDFAHDVKACALGQASSSIMARNIVGASVEEVRAARDAMLAMLKADGEGPDGRFADMRILRPVKDYKARHASTMLTFDAVVDAIGQVEAARSETSEMDKATA, from the coding sequence ATCATGGATGACATTTACAACAGCCGCATTCTCGAATTTGCCGGAAACATTCCTCGCAGCGGACGGCTCGATCCCGCCGACGCGGAGGCCTCCGCGCATTCCAAACTGTGCGGTTCCAAGGTCAAGGTGACCATCCGGATGGTCGATGGGCACATCACGGATTTCGCCCACGATGTCAAAGCCTGTGCGCTGGGCCAGGCCTCGTCATCGATTATGGCGCGCAACATCGTCGGCGCCAGCGTGGAGGAGGTGCGGGCGGCGCGCGACGCGATGCTCGCCATGCTGAAGGCAGACGGCGAGGGGCCGGACGGACGGTTCGCCGACATGCGCATTCTGCGACCCGTCAAAGACTACAAGGCCCGGCACGCATCGACCATGCTGACCTTCGACGCGGTCGTGGACGCCATCGGCCAGGTGGAAGCCGCCCGATCCGAGACGTCCGAAATGGATAAGGCGACCGCCTGA
- the yidD gene encoding membrane protein insertion efficiency factor YidD, giving the protein MCDGKADCRHDAGQRGPYRGRNWRGPFPRTPGRLAGMALIRLYQLTLSSFIGNGCRHIPTCSEYGYEAIARHGLWPGSWMTLYRIARCGPGGKGGLDPVPPQLVGKLRWLAPWRRRS; this is encoded by the coding sequence ATGTGCGACGGCAAAGCCGACTGCCGGCATGATGCCGGGCAACGAGGCCCCTATCGCGGCCGCAACTGGCGGGGTCCGTTCCCACGCACGCCGGGACGCCTTGCCGGCATGGCTCTGATCCGCCTCTATCAGCTAACCCTGTCGAGCTTCATCGGCAACGGCTGCCGCCATATCCCGACCTGTTCGGAGTACGGCTATGAGGCGATTGCCCGCCACGGCCTCTGGCCCGGCAGCTGGATGACGCTCTACCGGATCGCCCGTTGCGGCCCCGGCGGCAAGGGGGGGCTCGATCCGGTGCCGCCACAGCTTGTCGGCAAACTTCGGTGGCTGGCACCCTGGCGCCGCCGATCCTGA
- the thrS gene encoding threonine--tRNA ligase — MSVALTFPDGSIREFAPGTTGREVAESISKSLAKKAVAIALDGTLRDLSDPVENGRLEIVTREDPRALELIRHDAAHVMAEAVQELWPGTQVTIGPVIENGFYYDFAKAEPFTPDDLPKIEKRMKEIIQRNKPFTKEVWPRDKARQVFADKGEAYKVELVDAIAEGQDLKIYYQGDWFDLCRGPHMASTGQIGTAFKLMKVAGAYWRGDSNNPMLTRIYGTAWHTQEDLDRYLNVLAEAEKRDHRKLGREMDLFHFQEEGPGVVFWHGKGWRIFQTLVAYMRRRLAGTYQEVNAPQVLDKSLWETSGHWGWYRDNMFKVTVAGDDTDDDRVFALKPMNCPGHVQIFKHGLKSYRELPIRLAEFGNVHRYEPSGALHGLMRVRGFTQDDAHVFCTDEQMAAECLRINDLILSVYEDFGFDEVVVKLSTRPEKRVGSDELWDRAESVMMEVLKTIEAQSEGRIKTGILPGEGAFYGPKFEYTLKDAIGREWQCGTTQVDFNLPERFGAFYIDSNSEKTKPVMIHRAICGSMERFLGILIENFAGHMPLWVSPLQIVVATITSEADAYGEEVAELLREAGLTVETDFRNEKINYKVREHSVTKVPVIIVCGKREAEERTVNIRRLGSQAQTPMTLDEAIASLVEEATPPDLRRKAEARKARAAAAV, encoded by the coding sequence ATGTCCGTTGCCCTCACATTCCCCGATGGCTCCATTCGCGAATTTGCGCCCGGCACGACCGGCCGGGAGGTCGCTGAGTCGATTTCCAAATCGCTTGCCAAGAAGGCCGTCGCCATCGCGCTCGACGGTACGTTGCGCGATCTGTCCGATCCGGTCGAAAACGGCCGCCTCGAGATCGTCACCCGCGAAGACCCGCGCGCGCTGGAACTGATCCGTCACGATGCCGCCCACGTCATGGCGGAAGCCGTGCAGGAGCTTTGGCCCGGCACGCAGGTGACGATCGGACCTGTCATCGAGAACGGTTTTTATTACGACTTCGCCAAGGCCGAGCCCTTCACGCCCGACGATCTGCCGAAGATCGAAAAGCGGATGAAGGAGATCATTCAGCGCAACAAGCCTTTCACCAAGGAAGTCTGGCCGCGCGACAAAGCCCGTCAAGTGTTTGCCGATAAGGGTGAGGCATACAAGGTCGAACTGGTCGATGCGATCGCCGAGGGACAGGACCTCAAGATCTACTATCAGGGCGACTGGTTCGATCTCTGCCGCGGGCCGCATATGGCATCCACGGGCCAGATTGGCACGGCCTTCAAGCTGATGAAGGTCGCCGGCGCTTACTGGCGCGGCGACAGCAACAACCCGATGCTGACCCGCATCTACGGCACGGCCTGGCATACCCAGGAAGACCTCGACCGCTATCTGAATGTTTTGGCAGAAGCCGAAAAGCGCGATCACCGCAAGCTCGGCCGCGAAATGGATCTGTTCCATTTCCAGGAAGAGGGACCGGGCGTTGTCTTCTGGCATGGCAAGGGCTGGCGCATCTTCCAGACGCTCGTCGCCTACATGCGTCGTCGCCTCGCCGGCACCTATCAGGAGGTCAACGCACCGCAGGTTCTGGACAAGTCGCTGTGGGAAACGTCCGGTCACTGGGGCTGGTACCGCGACAACATGTTCAAGGTGACGGTCGCGGGCGACGATACGGATGACGATCGCGTCTTCGCGCTGAAGCCAATGAACTGCCCGGGCCATGTGCAGATCTTCAAGCACGGCCTGAAGTCTTACCGCGAACTGCCCATCCGGCTTGCGGAATTTGGCAATGTTCACCGCTACGAACCGTCCGGCGCCCTGCATGGATTGATGCGCGTGCGCGGCTTTACGCAGGACGATGCGCATGTGTTCTGCACCGACGAGCAGATGGCTGCCGAATGCCTGCGCATCAATGACCTCATCCTCTCGGTCTATGAGGATTTCGGCTTCGACGAGGTCGTGGTCAAGCTTTCCACACGCCCGGAAAAGCGCGTTGGTTCCGACGAACTCTGGGATCGCGCCGAGAGCGTGATGATGGAGGTGCTGAAGACCATCGAGGCGCAGTCGGAAGGCCGCATCAAGACCGGCATCCTGCCGGGCGAGGGCGCTTTTTACGGCCCGAAGTTCGAATATACGCTCAAGGACGCCATCGGCCGCGAATGGCAGTGCGGCACGACGCAGGTCGACTTCAACCTGCCAGAGCGCTTCGGTGCCTTCTACATCGACAGCAACTCGGAGAAGACGAAGCCCGTCATGATCCACCGCGCCATCTGTGGTTCGATGGAGCGGTTCCTCGGCATTCTCATCGAGAACTTCGCCGGCCACATGCCGCTCTGGGTCTCGCCGCTGCAGATCGTCGTCGCCACCATCACCTCCGAGGCCGATGCCTACGGCGAGGAAGTGGCCGAACTCCTGCGCGAGGCAGGTCTCACGGTCGAGACCGACTTCCGCAATGAGAAGATCAACTACAAGGTCCGCGAACACTCCGTCACCAAGGTGCCCGTCATCATCGTCTGCGGGAAGCGGGAAGCGGAAGAACGCACGGTCAACATCCGCCGTCTGGGCTCGCAGGCTCAGACGCCGATGACGCTCGATGAAGCGATCGCAAGCCTCGTGGAAGAAGCGACACCGCCAGACCTTCGCCGCAAAGCCGAAGCGAGGAAAGCACGCGCCGCAGCAGCGGTCTGA
- a CDS encoding nitroreductase family protein: protein MTTAPGLKDYLATRRSIPAFQMCEPGPGQAEIEEMLTLASRVPDHGKLAPWRFIVYRGEERGRISADLARLALEAKPDLSEEMIKVENTRLTRAPVVVAVVSTAAPHAKVPEWEQIMSAGAVCLNLLMAANALGYCSNWLSEWFAFDQRAFPVLGIRDNEKVAGFIHVGSPQVPPTERPRPALSDIVTWVGSDA, encoded by the coding sequence ATGACGACGGCTCCCGGCCTCAAGGACTACCTCGCAACGCGCCGCTCCATCCCCGCCTTTCAGATGTGCGAACCCGGACCTGGGCAGGCGGAGATCGAGGAGATGCTGACGCTCGCCTCGCGCGTTCCCGATCACGGCAAGCTCGCGCCGTGGCGCTTCATCGTTTATCGCGGCGAAGAACGTGGCCGTATCAGTGCGGATCTTGCCCGCTTGGCGCTGGAGGCGAAACCGGATCTTTCCGAGGAGATGATCAAGGTCGAAAACACGCGATTGACCCGCGCGCCGGTCGTCGTCGCCGTCGTCAGCACGGCCGCGCCGCATGCCAAGGTGCCAGAGTGGGAACAGATCATGTCGGCCGGCGCCGTCTGCCTCAACCTGTTGATGGCTGCCAATGCGCTCGGCTATTGCTCGAACTGGCTGAGCGAGTGGTTCGCATTCGATCAGCGCGCCTTTCCGGTTCTCGGCATTCGGGACAATGAGAAGGTTGCCGGCTTCATCCATGTCGGCTCGCCGCAGGTGCCGCCGACGGAGCGTCCGCGTCCGGCACTCTCCGACATCGTCACCTGGGTCGGCAGCGACGCGTAA